CGTTGGAATTTCAAAGGAAGATTTTGGAAAGATCAGGTCTTGGTGAAGAAACTTATGTCCCTGAAGCTATGCATTATATTCCACCAAGACCATCAATGGCAGCAGCTAGAGAAGAGGCACAGCAGGTGATGTTTGGTGCACTGGATGTTTTATTTGCAAATACTAATATCAAGCCTAAAGATATTGGTATTCTTGTTGTGAATTGTAGTTTGTTTAATCCTACACCCTCGTTATCTGCAATGATTGTTAACAAGTATAAATTGAGAGGGAATATTAGATCTTTTAATCTTGGGGGAATGGGGTGTAGTGCTGGGGTTATTGCTGTTGACCTTGCTAAAGATATGTTGCAAGTTCATAGGAATACTTATGCTGTTGTTGTAAGTACTGAGAACATTACACAGAATTGGTATTTTGGGAACAAGAAGTCAATGTTGATACCGAATTGCTTGTTTAGAGTCGGAGGTTCTGCTGTTTTGTTGTCAAATAAAGCTAAAGATAAGAGAAGAGCCAAGTATAAGCTTGTTCATGTGGTTAGAACTCATAAAGGAGCTGATGACAAGGCGTTCAAGTGTGTCTATCAGGAGCAGGATGATGCTGGGAAAACAGGGGTTTCTTTGTCAAAAGAGCTCATGGCAATTGCTGGTGGTGCACTTAAGACTAATATCACAACCTTGGGTCCTTTGGTTCTTCCCATCAGTGAGCAACTTTTGTTCTTTTCAACTTTAGTTGCTAAGAAATTGTTCAATGCAAAAGTGAAGCCGTACATCCCTGATTTTAAGCTTGCGTTCGATCATTTCTGTATTCATGCCGGGGGTAGAGCCGTGATTGATGAGCTTGAGAAGAATCTGCAGCTTTTGCCTATTCATGTTGAAGCTTCCAGGATGActcttcatcggtttggtaacACTTCGTCAAGCTCAATTTGGTACGAGTTGGCTTACACTGAGGCAAAGGAAAGAGTACGGAGGGGGGACCGTATTTGGCAGATTGCTTTTGGCAGTGGTTTCAAGTGCAACAGTGCAATTTGGGAGGCTCTGAGGCATATTAAGCCATCTTCTAATAATCCATGGCAGGATTGCATTGACAGGTATCCAGTGCAGATAGTCATGTAGCTTGCCAACAACTTGGttatagattcttaatttggaGGAGTTACCTTGATAGACAGACAAGGGAATCACTctactattttttcttctttttgttaatttattgggTCAGGTCATGTGTGAGGAATGTAGTCATAACATTATGGAGTCTTTTCTAGTGTTCTTGTACTTCGTCTTAGTTCTTGTACTTCAATGCTTTGATGGATTTTGTTCTGAATGTAGTCAAAACATTATGTagtgtttggtttgatttaaagGCATATAAAATCCTAACTTTAGATGAACTTgtttatctagtttttttttcatccccCTTTTTTCTTAGAATTCAAGACCCATATTCAGAAGAAGTTGTAGCTTGCAACAAGATTTATACATACAATTCCATTCCGTCGAACTCATTTCTAGTTTCTCAAGCATAACCATAAGAAAACAAGGTTGAGGGAACATACAGGGAGCTTCATTTGCTCATGGTCTCCTGATACTTGCTTTCAAACCTCACTTTCTGTGCAAATCTTATTGCCACCACGCAGTTCGAGTCTTCCGAACATTGCATAGCAAGCTTGACGTTTTGGATGCGAATTCTGTGCCGCCCGTGAAGACATGATCTCTAATACAGAACGAAATTTAGTTTCATCCTAGTATCGGTTgcttcttaagttttttttttgcttgtttcaTGCCCCCCTATTTTCCTTAAAACAGAAAATTGCAATTCCAAATACGTGTACTTTAATTCTCCTCAATTATCTTTTTGAATTTATCATTTCCCCCCTTGTTAAGTAGTGTTACCAGACTTTCTCAGGCTGTTTGGTTTTTGGCTTTGAACCGGATGAAATCGCAATGTGTTTTCCCAGCACCGATGAGTTTTGATATAGTTTTCCCTTTCTTTCGTTATCTATCAGGATTCCACAGTGTTAATGATCTATGAAAGTCTTGTGCGTCTAATTCATAGATCTGTAGCACAGAACTATGCTTGAAACTTGAACtacaattttacaaattagGTAACACTTACAACTACGAACTTTCCTAGCTGTTTCTGAAAAGTGATGATTCATCATTCATGGAAGCATTTCTTTGTGTTTGATGCTGTTTTCTTACACATTTCACTATCTTGGACATCTTCCTAGCTTGGAGTGAAACGGATCAATGTATGTGTCATGCGCAATAACTAGTGAACTTTCCTAGCTTGATTGATTGATAGCTTTTCCATGACAAGTATTCCTATACATTGCAGAATCTTGGCTTCCCTTTATTAACACGTACACGGTGGTCTGATTTCCAAAATACTGGAGAATAATATTGGTTAAACAATTAACATCCTTTCCAAGTGGGAAATACAGAAAGCTCGGCAGGTTTCTTCAATCTGTGTTTGAGACAGTGAGCCTATTATTCTAGATTGACCAGGAAAGTTGGAATGCTTTCCTTCAAAAACTAACAAATTCCACAGTTAATCATAGTTGCGACCACTTGATTGCAATTCTTGAAAGAAGTAAGTCCAGGATGGTACTCACATCAATGTATAGGAACAGAACATTCATCTTATAACAAGGGGTGAtgcttgaaaacaaattaaatcaatctTGATGATGCCCCACTTTGCAAGTTTACTATCAAATCCAAAACTTTTGAAAGGAATACGAAACAGgtttttgatttgctcacgagTCACTAGCAGCAGGCCATGTGAAGACTAATCTGTCACAATAGCACCTTGATGTGTCAGCTTTTACAATTTCTTTAACCAGTGATGCTATTtcagaagaaattgaaaatgacaaGGGTAGATGATGAGAAATATTTACTGTGAATGAGATAtagacaataataaaaaaaaaatttctgaaAGGAACAAATCCTTGTGTAAGTTTCTGCGTTTTTCTAGTTAGAAATTTTGCGGACTACTGTTCTTCTCAAAGTGTACTGGAAGATaacttttatatgttttggaactaaatttaacaagtctaaacaattattaaaaacctaaaaactcaTGGTTTCCGGCGATATATGTAATATatgtaaactcaatttctaTGAGTTTAGCTTTGAGGAAGATGTCAACCCTCATGGATTctgtctaaaaaaaataatctagttCTCGTGGACTTATTCTAGAGAAAGAACTCAGTCATTATAGTTACTGATCAAACACATCTTAGATCTTATTTTTCCTACACtcttagatatataaaaattctttttaaaattctatcATATTTctatattgttaatatttttgtaagagatatttatccctcattaacgTATTTGTAACGGCAAAATGACTTTTTAGCTCCCCCACTACATAAAAAGACAAGATTTatgagttataaatattttatgaatctTTCAAACCTCATGTTCACAATTTATATTCTCTAAGTATTTATACTTTAATTCTCATAGTATTTATCATATAAAACCAAGAACAAacacttttatttttgaaatttaaagctCATTTTCTCATTTATTCCGGTTCCTTACTAAAAATTCATTAACTTTATCATTTGAGGGTCCCTAAACCCCACTAAAAAGAAATGTTTTGTAGGTGTTGGGTTTTTATCACACTATTCTCCAAGTGATGGACTTGATCTATTTTAGGGGTGatcaaaaaaactgaaaaccgatcaaaccaaaaaaactggaaaaaaaaataaccaaaaaaaccgaacagtgaaaaaaaaccgattaaaattttgaaaaaatagactggttcggttcggttttataaacctaaaactgaaaaactcgaaccaaactaaaaaaaacagaaaaaaaaaatcaagctaaaattaagttaaactgaaaaaaccaagccaaattgaATAGAGAATGCAGGTCACTTGGTGGAATTGGAGTGCCCCTCGGCCTACAATAGGACACTCACGCAAATTCTTGCTTCTTTGTACGAAGATGGGAAGCAAAAATAGTGGAACTCATCCTCTCAGGTTAAAAAATGATGACAA
This region of Populus trichocarpa isolate Nisqually-1 chromosome 9, P.trichocarpa_v4.1, whole genome shotgun sequence genomic DNA includes:
- the LOC7464027 gene encoding 3-ketoacyl-CoA synthase 4; this translates as MNNQRESESTTTNGVQIRQSRRLPDFLHSVNLKHVKLGYHYLITHLLTLCLVPLMAFVIFQAFQLNPNDIHQLWLHLQYNLVSVIICSAFLVFGATVYIMTRPRSLFLVDYACYKPPSNLQVKFEQFMEHSSLTGDFDDSSLEFQRKILERSGLGEETYVPEAMHYIPPRPSMAAAREEAQQVMFGALDVLFANTNIKPKDIGILVVNCSLFNPTPSLSAMIVNKYKLRGNIRSFNLGGMGCSAGVIAVDLAKDMLQVHRNTYAVVVSTENITQNWYFGNKKSMLIPNCLFRVGGSAVLLSNKAKDKRRAKYKLVHVVRTHKGADDKAFKCVYQEQDDAGKTGVSLSKELMAIAGGALKTNITTLGPLVLPISEQLLFFSTLVAKKLFNAKVKPYIPDFKLAFDHFCIHAGGRAVIDELEKNLQLLPIHVEASRMTLHRFGNTSSSSIWYELAYTEAKERVRRGDRIWQIAFGSGFKCNSAIWEALRHIKPSSNNPWQDCIDRYPVQIVM